A single region of the Coregonus clupeaformis isolate EN_2021a chromosome 40, ASM2061545v1, whole genome shotgun sequence genome encodes:
- the LOC121572809 gene encoding nuclear receptor subfamily 0 group B member 1 has product MATREGCHCLGAGWQNNNNSILYNILKNDSLATTEKQQQPTPQPQQHQQHRGHRVPSCASLSSSCSSSSSSSSRLELRQQQACSCGSSRRRGSLRSPQVTCKAASAVLVKTLRFVKNVPCFRELPEDDQLLLVRNCWAPMLVLGLAQDRVDFETTETAEPSMLQRILTGGCGSQSGLTDRQGEPLLEQCAGTPGVSLSDIQNIKAFLKKCWGLDISTKEYAYLKGTVLFNSDLPGLRYLHYIQSLRHEAHQALNEHMKLIHRDDTTRFAKLLITLSMLRAISPPVVTQLFFKPVIGAVNMEDVLLEMFYGK; this is encoded by the exons ATGGCCACTCGCGAGGGCTGCCACTGTCTGGGCGCCGGGTGGCAAAACAATAATAACAGCATCCTGTACAATATACTGAAGAACGACAGCCTCGCGACCACCgagaaacaacaacaaccaacaccacaaccacaacaacacCAACAGCATCGCGGGCACAGGGTCCCCTCCTgtgcctccctctcctcctcctgttcctcctcttcttcctcatcgTCGCGGCTTGAGCTAAGGCAACAACAGGCATGCTCGTGCGGCTCCTCACGGCGAAGGGGGTCTCTGCGGTCCCCGCAGGTGACCTGCAAAGCCGCGTCAGCGGTCCTCGTGAAGACTCTGCGGTTCGTGAAGAACGTGCCGTGTTTCCGCGAGCTGCCGGAGGATGACCAGCTCCTGCTCGTTCGGAACTGCTGGGCGCCGATGCTCGTGCTGGGCCTCGCGCAGGACCGGGTGGACTTCGAGACCACTGAGACCGCAGAGCCCAGCATGTTGCAAAGGATCCTGACCGGTGGCTGTGGCAGCCAGAGCGGCTTAACGGACAGACAGGGCGAACCGCTGCTGGAGCAGTGCGCGGGTACTCCTGGGGTCTCTCTCTCGGATATCCAGAACATCAAAGCGTTCCTGAAGAAGTGTTGGGGTTTGGACATCAGTACGAAGGAGTATGCCTACCTCAAAGGAACCGTGCTATTCAACTCAG ATCTCCCAGGTTTGCGCTACCTCCACTACATCCAGTCGCTGCGGCACGAGGCTCACCAGGCGCTCAACGAGCACATGAAGCTGATCCACCGGGACGACACCACACGCTTCGCCAAACTGCTCATCACCTTGTCCATGCTGAGGGCCATCAGCCCCCCTGTGGTCACACAGCTCTTCTTCAAGCCCGTCATCGGAGCTGTCAACATGGAGGATGTCCTACTGGAGATGTTCTACGGGAAGTAG